The following are encoded together in the Stegostoma tigrinum isolate sSteTig4 chromosome 20, sSteTig4.hap1, whole genome shotgun sequence genome:
- the rtkn2 gene encoding rhotekin-2 isoform X4 — MMLKIVSELTVSPSWEMQMVGGQSNWTRLYCVLRSGYLSVYYSPEEIKARVDPTLKITIDKETRIRAMGKGSRIRTHCLSLVNPYSGETASRVFAADCKDDLLQWMEAFWQHIGDISQWKHCCKELMKIEIMSPRKPPLFLTKQATSVYDDMNVQSPQKDESLVDIIRNRIQETDGEFLFTKQELSEPPRWTALFDGSHDIVVQRNVLTPDGSNKLALTSPGKAKKRPAPPPSSTLGKTAIPSRGSPPRMVPEREHLESPTSF; from the exons CAAATGGTAGGAGGCCAGTCTAACTGGACGAGGCTATACTGTGTCTTGAGAAGTGGCTATCTCTCGGTATATTACTCTCCTGAAGAAATCAAGGCACGAGTGGATCCCACATTGAAAATAACCATTGATAAG GAAACAAGAATCCGTGCCATGGGCAAAGGTTCAAGGATAAGGACGCACTGCTTGTCTCTCGTCAACCCCTACAGTGGTGAGACAGCAAGTCGCGTGTTTGCTGCAGACTGTAAAGATGATCTACTGCAGTGGATGGAAGCTTTCTGGCAACACATTGGTGATATAA GCCAGTGGAAGCATTGTTGCAAAGAGCTTATGAAAATTGAGATTATGTCACCACGGAAACCACCTTTATTCCTCACAAAACAAGCCACTTCAGTCTACGACGATATGA ATGTGCAGTCTCCTCAGAAAGATGAGAGTCTAGTGGATATTATCCGGAATCGAATCCAGGAGACAGATGGAGAGTTCTTGTTCACCAAGCAGGAGCTATCTGAGCCCCCTCGGTGGACAGCCCTTTTTGATGGCAGCCATGACATAGTTGTCCAGAGAAATGTCCTGACACCAGATGGCAGCAACAAGCTTGCCCTAACATCACCAGGGAAAGCCAAGAAGAGGCCGGCACCCCCTCCATCCTCCACCCTTGGGAAAACAGCCATTCCATCTAGGGGATCTCCACCCAGAATGGTGCCAGAAAGAGAACACCTGGAGAGTCCCACATCTTTCTGA